One genomic segment of Brachionichthys hirsutus isolate HB-005 chromosome 13, CSIRO-AGI_Bhir_v1, whole genome shotgun sequence includes these proteins:
- the LOC137903330 gene encoding semaphorin-4B-like, whose product MDVLSLLSFTVTLLAFLSPCLTTPTPRVSFPLGVPGRRLTHFVRRDVSNTTTLLLSDDEETLYVGARDAVLALDVGRKDAMALRGQLDWSPSEKDREQCSMKGKKMTDCPNFIRVLQFLNTTHIYACGTFAFSPHCTYINSETLTMSSKLDEGRGRCPYDPYQRNTAIIVDGELYTGTVADYRGNRPVISRHLSKGQHVDLKLDDTLGWLEDPTFISTSFIADEEKIYFFFSEVGREYDFVDKFIVSRVSQICTSDVGGQRTLQRRWTTFAKAQLLCQAENELPYNVIQDIDTLPPAEGAPLDDTLFYGIFTSQWSVNSGRSAVCSFRQADIKSVFNGNYKVLDRDTLRWSTRVREKVANPGECGLHNASDNALRFVKDNFLADKTVRPAGRRLTLVSAEHRYSHLTVQRVRDYTVLFLLTGTPRGHKDKSPAV is encoded by the exons ATGGACGTCCTCAGCCTGCTCTCTTTCACCGTGACCTTGCTGGCATTTCTCAGCCCGTGCCTGACGACACCGACTCCGAGAGTTTCCTTCCCGCTGG GTGTTCCCGGGAGACGCCTGACCCACTTCGTCCGTCGTGATGTCAGCAACACCACCACACTCCTCCTCAGTGACGATGAAGAGACTCTGTACGTAGGCGCCCGGGACGCGGTGCTAGCGCTGGACGTTGGCCGCAAGGACGCGATGGCGCTGAGAGGACAG CTGGACTGGAGCCCTTCGGAGAAGGACCGGGAACAATGTTCCATGAAAGGCAAGAAAATG ACTGACTGTCCCAATTTTATTCGTGTACTGCAGTTTTTGAACACCACCCACATCTATGCCTGTGGAACATTTGCCTTCAGTCCACACTGCACCTACATT AACTCTGAGACATTAACAATGAGCAGCAAGCTCGATGAAGGAAGAGGCCGCTGCCCGTATGACCCCTACCAACGCAACACTGCTATTATCGTGG ATGGAGAACTTTACACTGGCACAGTGGCGGACTACAGGGGGAATCGGCCAGTCATCTCCCGACACCTCAGTAAGGGCCAACATGTTGACCTGAAGTTGGATGATACATTAGGATGGCTGGAGG ATCCAACTTTCATCAGCACGAGTTTCATTGCCGATGAGGAGAAAATCTACTTCTTCTTCAGTGAAGTGGGCCGAGAGTATGACTTTGTGGACAAATTTATTGTCTCTCGTGTTTCTCAGATCTGCACG AGCGACGTCGGCGGCCAGCGGACCCTGCAACGACGCTGGACCACATTTGCCAAAGCGCAGCTTTTGTGCCAAGCTGAAAATGAGCTACCCTACAATGTGATCCAAGACATAGACACTCtcccaccagcagagggcgccccTCTGGATGACACCCTCTTTTATGGCATCTTCACTTCACAATG GTCTGTCAACTCTGGACGATCAGCTGTGTGTTCGTTCCGCCAGGCTGATATCAAGTCCGTTTTCAATGGTAACTACAAAGTCCTCGACCGGGACACCTTAAGGTGGAGCACGCGGGTCCGCGAGAAGGTCGCAAACCCCGGAGAG TGTGGCCTCCACAACGCGTCGGACAACGCGCTGCGCTTCGTCAAAGACAACTTCCTGGCTGATAAGACTGTGCGTCCAGCGGGAAGACGTCTGACCTTGGTGTCTGCTGAGCACAGATACAGTCATCTGACTGTCCAGAGAGTCCGAGACTACACGGTCCTGTTCCTGCTGACAGGTACGCCACGTGGACACAAGGACAAATCACCGGCAGTATAA